In one window of Brassica rapa cultivar Chiifu-401-42 chromosome A07, CAAS_Brap_v3.01, whole genome shotgun sequence DNA:
- the LOC103832497 gene encoding ADP,ATP carrier protein 1, chloroplastic, producing MATVIQTRGLLSLPAKPIGMRSLLQPSHGLKHRLFASKPRNPPALSLSSKKFQSFEPTLRGISISHKLRSTEFICKAEGAASSGDGDTAAIAASPKIFGVEVTTLKKIIPLGLMFFCILFNYTILRDTKDVLVVTAKGSSAEIIPFLKTWVNLPMAIGFMLLYTKLSNVLSKKALFYTVIIPFILYFGAFGFVMYPLSNYIHPEALADKLLATLGPRFMGPLAILRIWSFCLFYVMAELWGSVVISVLFWGFANQITTVDEAKKFYPLFGLGANVALIFSGRTVKYFSNLRKNLGPGVDGWAVSLKAMMSIVVGMGLAICFLYWWVNTYVPLPARSQKKKNKPKMGTMESLKFLVSSPYIRDLATLVVAYGISINLVEVTWKSKLKAQFPSPNEYSAFMGDFSTCTGIATFTMMLLSQYVFDKYGWGVAAKITPTVLLLTGVAFFSLILFGGPFAPLVAKLGMTPLLAAVYVGALQNIFSKSAKYSLFDPCKEMAYIPLDEDTKVKGKAAIDVVCNPLGKSGGALIQQFMILSFGSLANSTPYLGMILLVIVTAWLAAAKSLEGQFNALRSEEELEKEMERASSVKIPVVSQDEEGSLGESSSSSPEKSAPTNI from the exons ATGGCAACCGTGATACAAACCAGAGGACTTCTCTCCTTACCCGCCAAACCCATCGGCATGAGGAGCCTTCTTCAGCCCTCCCACGGCTTAAAGCACAGACTTTTCGCCTCCAAACCGAGAAATCCACCTGCCTTGTCTCTATCCTCTAAGAAATTTCAATCCTTTGAGCCAACCCTTCGCGGGATTTCCATTTCCCACAAGCTGAGGAGCACCGAGTTCATATGCAAGGCGGAGGGAGCAGCGTCCTCCGGCGACGGAGACACGGCGGCGATTGCAGCGTCGCCGAAGATCTTCGGCGTGGAGGTCACGaccttgaaaaagattataccTTTAGGCCTAATGTTCTTTTGCATTCTGTTCAACTACACGATCCTGAGGGACACGAAGGACGTCTTGGTGGTGACTGCGAAAGGGAGCTCAGCTGAGATTATACCTTTCCTGAAGACGTGGGTCAATCTCCCTATGGCCATTGGCTTCATGCTCCTCTACACCAAGCTCTCCAACGTTCTCTCCAAAAAGGCTCTCTTTTACACCGTTATCATCCCTTTCATCCTCTACTTTGGGGCCTTCGGTTTCGTCATGTACCCTCTCAGCAACTATATTCACCCCGAAGCTCTTGCTGATAAGCTCCTTGCCACTCTCGGCCCAAGGTTCATGGGTCCTCTTGCTATCCTGAGGATTTGGAGTTTCTGCTTGTTTTATGTCATGGCTGAGCTTTGGGGTAGTGTGGTCATTTCTGTTCTCTTCTGGGGCTTTGCTAATCAG ATCACAACTGTGGATGAAGCCAAGAAATTCTATCCTTTATTCGGACTTGGAGCCAATGTTGCGCTCATTTTCTCTGGAAGAACGGTGAAATACTTCTCTAACTTGAGAAAGAATCTTGGTCCTGGAGTTGACGGATGGGCAGTTTCACTGAAAGCCATGATGAGCATTGTGGTTGGGATGGGACTTGCCATCTGTTTCCTCTATTGGTGGGTCAATACATACGTTCCGCTTCCAGCACGTAGCCAGAAGAAGAAG AACAAACCGAAGATGGGAACGATGGAGAGCTTGAAGTTCTTGGTGTCATCACCATACATTAGGGATCTTGCTACTTTAGTGGTGGCTTATGGTATTAGTATCAACCTTGTGGAAGTCACTTGGAAATCAAAGCTCAAAGCTCAG TTCCCTAGCCCGAACGAGTACTCAGCATTTATGGGGGACTTCTCAACCTGCACTGGTATTGCAACATTCACGATGATGCTTCTCAGCCAATACGTATTTGATAAGTATGGTTGGGGAGTAGCAGCAAAGATCACCCCAACTGTTCTGCTATTGACTGGCGTTGCCTTCTTCTCTCTGATACTGTTTGGCGGCCCATTCGCACCACTTGTTGCCAAGCTTGGTATGACTCCGTTACTCGCAGCTGTCTATGTTGGTGCCCTTCAGAATATATTCAGCAAGAGTGCCAAGTACAGCTTGTTCGATCCTTGTAAAGAAATGGCCTATATCCCTTTGGATGAGGACACCAAG GTCAAAGGGAAAGCTGCGATTGACGTGGTATGCAACCCGTTGGGGAAATCAGGGGGTGCTCTGATACAGCAGTTCATGATCTTATCATTTGGATCACTAGCCAATTCAACGCCCTACCTAGGAATGATCTTGTTGGTCATTGTCACTGCGTGGTTAGCTGCAGCTAAGTCGCTGGAGGGACAGTTCAACGCGTTGAGGTCTGAGGAAGAGCTGGAGAAGGAAATGGAGAGAGCTTCGTCGGTGAAGATCCCTGTTGTGTCTCAAGATGAAGAAGGTTCCCTGGGAGAATCTTCAAGCAGTTCACCTGAGAAATCAGCTCCCACCAACATTTAG
- the LOC103832498 gene encoding uncharacterized protein LOC103832498, with product MYQEVVLLLTLLCVSSSVVISGPISDGLLPNGNFEMGPKPSQLKGSVVKGRTAVPNWEITGFVEYIKAGQKQDDMVLVVPEGSSAVRLGNEASISQKISVRSGRLYSVTFSAARTCAQDERLNISVTHESGVIPIQTMYGSDGWDSYSWAFKAGGPEIEIRIHNPGREEHPACGPLIDAVAIKALFPPRFSGNNLIKNGNFEEGPYVFAKAKWGVLIPPFIEDDNSPLPGWMIESLKAVKYVDKAHFFVPEGHRAIELVGGKESAVSQIVRTTSLNKFYALSFKVGDARDACEGPMAVEAFAGGRKILVEYASKGKGGFKQGRLVFKAVSARTRVTFLSTFYHMKNDHSGSLCGPVIDDVRLVAVRTLGG from the exons ATGTACCAAGAAGTCGTACTTCTCTTAACTCTACTATGCGTTTCTTCCAGTGTCGTCATATCGGGCCCGATCAGTGATG GTTTATTACCAAACGGTAATTTCGAGATGGGTCCTAAGCCATCTCAACTGAAAGGATCCGTTGTTAAGGGACGAACCGCCGTACCTAACTGGGAAATAACCGGTTTCGTGGAGTACATTAAAGCTGGTCAGAAACAAGACGACATGGTCCTGGTCGTACCGGAAGGCTCCTCTGCTGTCAGACTAGGCAACGAGGCCTCTATTTCCCAGAAAATCTCTGTCCGATCGGGCCGTCTGTACTCGGTTACGTTCAGCGCGGCTCGAACATGCGCTCAGGACGAGCGGCTCAACATTTCCGTCACTCATGAGTCCGGTGTCATTCCTATCCAGACCATGTACGGCAGCGATGGTTGGGATTCATACTCGTGGGCTTTTAAAGCTGGTGGACCGGAAATAGAGATCAGGATCCATAACCCGGGTCGTGAGGAGCACCCGGCTTGTGGACCATTGATCGACGCGGTTGCTATCAAGGCTTTGTTCCCTCCCAGGTTCTCCGGAA aTAATTTGATAAAGAACGGAAACTTCGAAGAAGGACCTTACGTGTTCGCCAAGGCAAAATGGGGAGTACTGATACCACCTTTCATCGAGGACGATAACAGTCCGTTGCCTGGTTGGATGATCGAGTCTCTTAAGGCCGTTAAGTACGTGGACAAGGCTCATTTCTTCGTCCCTGAGGGACACCGAGCCATAGAGCTAGTTGGAGGCAAAGAGAGTGCCGTTTCACAGATCGTGAGGACGACGTCACTCAACAAATTCTACGCCCTCAGTTTCAAGGTAGGAGACGCAAGAGACGCTTGCGAGGGACCAATGGCAGTGGAGGCGTTCGCTGGAGGGAGGAAGATCCTGGTGGAGTACGCGTCTAAGGGCAAAGGCGGGTTTAAACAAGGGAGGCTTGTGTTCAAGGCAGTGTCTGCGAGGACTCGTGTCACTTTTCTCAGCACGTTTTACCATATGAAGAACGATCACTCTGGATCGCTGTGTGGTCCGGTTATAGATGACGTCAGGCTAGTGGCGGTTAGGACACTTGGAGGATGA
- the LOC103832499 gene encoding uncharacterized protein LOC103832499 gives MPKERPVPSNMTRVSPYPLRSSRTQREIQPESPIQTQGPGEWEDIKCVICMEPPHNAVLLKCSSFSKGCCTYMCDTSGRHSNCFKQYCRKNTNQFTKAIRCPNCRGEVKETIKVSAARRYFNAKPRCCAFDGCTFSGTYTQIEKHLKADHPRYTRPLVDPVRERAWDEMQRAAEYTEIMTAAGLPHNTPEHLMHHQLPRHPVIQISVNGVVRNYFFAALPRIPTRAMAIVPSWTPS, from the coding sequence ATGCCCAAGGAGAGACCAGTGCCAAGCAACATGACAAGAGTGTCACCATACCCGCTTCGCTCTTCAAGGACTCAAAGAGAGATCCAACCTGAGTCGCCTATCCAGACTCAAGGCCCAGGCGAGTGGGAGGACATCAAGTGTGTAATCTGCATGGAACCTCCACACAATGCCGTCCTCTTGAAGTGCTCTTCTTTCTCCAAGGGATGCTGTACTTACATGTGCGACACCAGTGGTCGTCACTCCAATTGTTTCAAGCAGTACTGCAGAAAAAACACGAACCAGTTCACCAAGGCCATACGCTGTCCTAACTGCAGAGGAGAGGTTAAAGAGACGATCAAGGTGTCGGCTGCAAGGAGATATTTCAATGCTAAACCGAGGTGCTGCGCTTTTGACGGTTGCACCTTCTCGGGGACTTACACTCAGATAGAGAAGCACTTGAAAGCTGATCATCCCCGTTACACCAGACCCTTGGTCGACCCAGtgagagagcgggcgtgggaTGAGATGCAGAGAGCTGCTGAGTACACTGAAATCATGACTGCAGCGGGTCTTCCGCATAATACCCCCGAGCATCTTATGCATCATCAGCTTCCTCGTCATCCGGTGATTCAGATCAGCGTGAATGGAGTAGTGCGGAACTATTTCTTTGCTGCTTTGCCTCGCATACCAACAAGAGCGATGGCCATAGTTCCCAGTTGGACTCCCTCCTGA
- the LOC103832500 gene encoding uncharacterized protein LOC103832500, translated as MLLRSTSAPILNSWLPQHCSRESSPEPESQLQRRNRSLSILSSKSIDRHTGELLHQTLCVHKESVHKSSNKENDGNDVISRRQRRSSLDESSHGTVYRKKILDPSSTFLMERLFSSSGQGEKVCDDDDRLETLVSGGSDGMGSSGGKICTGGGVGGSGVDGGGSEDATDVYYREMINLNPGNSILTGNYAKFLKEVRGDMKRAEEYCKRAILGSTNDGNVLSLYADLILHNHGDSKRAHSYFQQAAQMSPEDCYVQASYARFLWDVEEDEDEVDGEEEQRSDEIGIMPSTTTFRDFSQLSAISTQS; from the exons ATGTTATTGAGAAGCACATCTGCTCCGATACTGAACTCGTGGCTTCCACAACACTGCTCGAGAGAATCATCTCCGGAGCCCGAGTCACAGCTCCAACGCCGAAACAGATCGTTGTCTATACTCTCTtcaaagtccatagacagaCACACAGGGGAGCTGTTGCACCAAACTCTCTGTGTGCacaaggagagtgttcataAATCAAGTAACAAGGAAAACGACGGCAATGACGTAATATCACGCAGGCAACGCAGGTCATCTTTAGATGAAAGTTCCCATGGAACAGTTTACCGGAAAAAGATTTTGGATCCTTCGTCGACCTTTTTAATGGAGAGGCTATTCTCGAGCTCTGGACAAGGAGAGAAGGtttgtgatgatgatgatcgtCTGGAGACTCTTGTGAGTGGTGGTAGTGACGGTATGGGAAGCAGCGGTGGCAAGATATGTACGGGAGGCGGTGTCGGTGGAAGCGGCGTTGACGGCGGTGGAAGTGAGGACGCCACCGATGTGTATTACCGCGAGATGATCAACTTGAATCCTGGAAACTCTATTTTGACCGGAAACTACGCCAAGTTCTTGAAAGAG GTGAGAGGAGACATGAAGAGAGCAGAAGAGTACTGTAAAAGAGCAATTTTAGGGAGCACCAACGATGGAAACGTTCTCTCGCTGTACGCGGATCTCATTTTGCATAACCATGGTGATAGTAAAAGAGCACACTCTTATTTCCAACAAGCTGCCCAAATGTCCCCCGAAGATTG CTACGTGCAAGCTTCCTACGCAAGGTTTCTGTGGGATGTGGAGGAGGACGAAGATGAAgtagatggagaagaagagcaaAGGAGTGATGAAATTGGCATCATGCCTTCAACAACCACCTTCCGTGACTTTTCCCAACTCTCTGCTATTTCCACGCAGTCCTAA